A region from the Nocardioides coralli genome encodes:
- a CDS encoding LuxR family transcriptional regulator, with amino-acid sequence MTGSRDAARADRLAAGWRHLAAAEWDSARAAFAGSLGDDPGTHEGLSWAAWWLDDADTVFAAREAAYRLYLTRQSPVDAARMATWLAADEVDFRGATAVAQGWLRRAHQHLHGLPDVPEHGWLAFQEGYLARIVGDTGRALELATRAAEVGRDLGVPDLEVLGLALRGAVLVSEADVEEGMGCLDEATAAALAGETTIPISGAWACCFLVGSCNAVRDFERAGQWCERIEELAERYGSRYLLATCRAEYGAVYLWQGRWRDAETMLEGSVEDFGRSRPGMVGRPIEGLAELRRRQGRADDARSLLERAGGSTPAWLTRARLALDEGRPGRAVELAERHLRGTSERSRLTRAPAYELLVRARVASGDLAGARDALGSLQEVSRLIGTEPVLAAADAARGVVDAAAGEHESGRRLLEDAVDRFDRLGAPYEAAVARLDLATTLTALGRGHEAHREAEAACAVLVGLGAEAEARRARDLLGRTGAEREEGLTPREQEVLSLVAEGLANRDVAERLGISEHTVHRHVTNLLRKLGLTSRTAAAAHWLQRDTGRG; translated from the coding sequence GTGACGGGCTCGCGCGACGCGGCGAGAGCCGACCGGCTCGCGGCCGGCTGGCGACACCTGGCGGCCGCGGAGTGGGACTCTGCCCGCGCCGCCTTCGCCGGCTCGCTCGGTGACGACCCCGGCACCCACGAGGGGTTGAGCTGGGCCGCCTGGTGGCTCGACGACGCCGACACCGTCTTCGCGGCGCGCGAGGCGGCCTACCGGCTCTACCTCACGCGGCAGAGCCCGGTCGACGCCGCCCGGATGGCGACCTGGCTCGCCGCCGACGAGGTCGACTTCCGGGGCGCCACGGCCGTGGCGCAGGGCTGGCTCCGTCGCGCCCACCAACACCTGCACGGCCTCCCGGACGTGCCCGAGCACGGGTGGCTCGCCTTCCAGGAGGGCTACCTCGCGCGGATCGTCGGCGACACCGGGCGGGCGCTCGAGCTGGCGACCCGGGCGGCCGAGGTCGGCCGGGACCTCGGCGTGCCCGACCTGGAGGTCCTCGGGCTGGCGCTCCGCGGTGCCGTGCTCGTCTCGGAGGCGGACGTCGAGGAAGGCATGGGATGCCTCGACGAGGCCACCGCCGCCGCCCTCGCCGGCGAGACCACCATCCCGATCTCGGGGGCCTGGGCCTGCTGCTTCCTCGTGGGCTCCTGCAACGCGGTGCGCGACTTCGAGCGGGCGGGTCAGTGGTGCGAGCGGATCGAGGAGCTCGCCGAGCGCTACGGCAGCCGCTACCTGCTGGCGACGTGCCGGGCCGAGTACGGCGCCGTCTACCTGTGGCAGGGCAGGTGGCGCGACGCCGAGACCATGCTCGAGGGCTCGGTCGAGGACTTCGGACGCTCCCGGCCGGGGATGGTCGGCCGCCCGATCGAGGGCCTGGCCGAGCTGCGCCGCCGGCAGGGACGGGCCGACGACGCCCGGTCCCTCCTCGAGCGCGCCGGCGGGTCGACGCCGGCCTGGTTGACCCGGGCGCGCCTCGCCCTCGACGAGGGTCGGCCGGGCCGGGCGGTCGAGCTGGCCGAGCGCCACCTCCGCGGCACCTCCGAGCGGTCGCGGCTCACCCGTGCGCCGGCGTACGAGCTGCTGGTCCGGGCCCGGGTGGCCAGCGGCGACCTGGCCGGTGCCCGCGACGCCCTCGGGTCGCTGCAGGAGGTCTCCCGCCTGATCGGGACCGAACCCGTGCTGGCTGCCGCCGACGCCGCCCGCGGGGTCGTCGACGCCGCCGCGGGGGAGCACGAGTCGGGGCGGCGGCTCCTCGAGGACGCCGTCGACCGCTTCGACCGGTTGGGTGCGCCGTACGAGGCGGCCGTGGCACGGCTCGACCTCGCCACCACCCTCACCGCCCTCGGCCGCGGCCACGAGGCGCACCGCGAGGCGGAGGCGGCGTGCGCAGTGCTGGTCGGCCTCGGCGCGGAGGCCGAGGCACGACGGGCCCGCGACCTGCTGGGACGGACCGGGGCGGAGCGCGAGGAGGGACTGACCCCGCGCGAGCAGGAGGTGCTGTCCCTCGTCGCCGAGGGGCTGGCCAACAGGGACGTCGCGGAGCGGCTCGGGATCTCCGAGCACACCGTCCACCGGCACGTCACCAACCTCCTGCGCAAGCTCGGCCTGACCTCCCGCACCGCCGCGGCCGCCCACTGGCTCCAGCGCGACACCGGCCGGGGGTGA
- a CDS encoding ATP-binding cassette domain-containing protein, producing MNAIDLSGVTKSYGRTQALAGVDLAFDRGVTGLLGPNGAGKTTLLRIVATSIAADRGEVRLLGRDPHASHAEVTAVRRELGYLPQELGFPSDMTAFGFVEYVAVLKEWNDRDRRAREVRRVLDLVGLGDLATKRVAKLSGGQRRRVGLAQALIGDPRILVLDEPTTGLDPTQRADLRRTLSAAAGQCAVLLSTHQTEDVAALCERVVVLAGGSIRFDGPVTEMVATAAGQVWLADEPGPDALVSWRTGTGRHHVVGGTPPPGAAPAEPTLEDAYLLMLGADARTAHAPA from the coding sequence GTGAACGCCATCGACCTCAGCGGGGTCACCAAGTCCTACGGCCGGACGCAGGCGCTGGCCGGGGTCGACCTCGCCTTCGACCGCGGTGTCACCGGGCTGCTCGGGCCCAACGGCGCCGGCAAGACCACGCTGCTGCGGATCGTCGCGACCTCGATCGCCGCCGACCGCGGCGAGGTGCGGCTGCTCGGCCGTGACCCGCACGCCTCCCACGCCGAGGTGACCGCCGTCCGCCGCGAGCTCGGCTACCTGCCGCAGGAGCTCGGGTTCCCCTCCGACATGACCGCCTTCGGGTTCGTCGAGTACGTCGCCGTCCTGAAGGAGTGGAACGACCGCGACCGCCGGGCCCGTGAGGTACGCCGGGTGCTCGACCTGGTGGGTCTGGGCGACCTGGCCACCAAGCGCGTGGCCAAGCTGTCCGGCGGCCAGCGGCGCCGGGTCGGGCTCGCCCAGGCGCTCATCGGCGACCCGCGGATCCTGGTCCTCGACGAGCCAACGACCGGTCTCGACCCGACGCAGCGGGCCGACCTGCGACGTACCCTCTCGGCCGCCGCCGGCCAGTGCGCCGTGCTGCTCTCGACCCACCAGACCGAGGACGTCGCAGCGCTGTGCGAGCGGGTCGTCGTGCTCGCCGGCGGCTCGATCCGCTTCGACGGACCGGTCACCGAGATGGTCGCCACGGCCGCCGGCCAGGTCTGGCTCGCCGACGAGCCCGGCCCCGACGCGCTGGTCAGCTGGCGCACCGGTACCGGCCGACACCACGTCGTGGGCGGCACCCCGCCTCCGGGCGCGGCACCTGCCGAGCCCACGCTCGAGGACGCCTACCTGCTGATGCTCGGTGCGGACGCCCGCACCGCCCACGCCCCCGCCTGA
- a CDS encoding zf-HC2 domain-containing protein → MSTRTWHTDDELLAAYVAGRLDAVAAASVEQHLTRCAECRTAIRGHVDPNPLELAWRGVRDAVQSPPLPLPIRLARRLGLPDSTAVLLAAAASLRTAWLVSAVVAVAFAVVATALAEGLTLAPFLLVAPLVPVLGVAAAYGPQEDPLETLVVTAPVGRTRLVLIRTVAVLVTVLPATAALGLLLPGPLWVAAAWLGPALMLVPVLLALSSFVGPRAAAAVVAVGWSVVVVAPLRRLPATWPIEADQQLAYLVLAAVACLVLVIRSRADRQIGAVL, encoded by the coding sequence ATGAGCACCCGGACCTGGCACACCGACGACGAGCTGCTGGCGGCGTACGTCGCGGGCCGCCTCGACGCGGTCGCCGCCGCCTCGGTCGAGCAGCACCTGACGCGCTGCGCCGAGTGCCGCACCGCGATCCGCGGCCACGTCGACCCGAACCCGCTCGAGCTCGCCTGGCGCGGCGTCCGCGACGCCGTCCAGAGCCCGCCGCTGCCGCTGCCGATCCGGCTCGCCCGCCGGCTGGGGCTGCCCGACTCCACCGCGGTGCTGCTCGCCGCGGCCGCCTCGCTGCGGACCGCGTGGCTGGTCAGCGCCGTGGTCGCCGTCGCCTTCGCCGTGGTGGCCACCGCCCTCGCCGAGGGCCTCACGCTGGCCCCGTTCCTGCTGGTGGCACCGCTGGTGCCCGTGCTCGGGGTGGCCGCGGCGTACGGCCCGCAGGAGGACCCGCTGGAGACCCTGGTCGTGACCGCGCCCGTGGGCCGGACCCGGCTGGTCCTGATCCGCACGGTGGCGGTGCTGGTCACGGTGCTGCCGGCCACTGCGGCCCTGGGTCTGCTGCTTCCGGGTCCCCTCTGGGTGGCTGCGGCGTGGCTCGGCCCGGCGCTGATGCTGGTGCCGGTGCTGCTGGCGCTGTCGAGCTTCGTGGGCCCGCGTGCCGCCGCTGCGGTGGTCGCCGTCGGGTGGAGCGTGGTCGTCGTGGCCCCGCTGCGCCGGCTCCCGGCCACGTGGCCCATCGAGGCCGACCAGCAGCTCGCCTACCTCGTCCTGGCCGCGGTCGCGTGCCTGGTCCTCGTCATCCGCTCCCGGGCGGACCGTCAGATCGGAGCCGTTCTGTGA
- a CDS encoding RNA polymerase sigma factor, with the protein MEGTGGRSDAELIGLVADGDTGALKELYDRHAAWLHARLVRRCNDAEVVLDVVQDTFVALWKDSRQFRGEGEVAAWLWGIAFRRMVSRLRSRKDLILLPDWETTQPDAARSSSTGPSAEDEVLLGVEYGDLAGALRRLSPEFRAVVQAVVLDGLTTKEAGRLLGVRENTVKTRLHRAKAQLRGALTEPQEGWR; encoded by the coding sequence ATGGAGGGTACGGGGGGCCGCAGTGACGCCGAGCTGATCGGGCTGGTCGCCGACGGTGACACCGGCGCCCTCAAGGAGCTCTACGACCGGCACGCCGCGTGGCTCCACGCCCGGCTGGTGCGCCGCTGCAACGACGCCGAGGTCGTCCTCGACGTCGTGCAGGACACCTTCGTCGCCCTGTGGAAGGACTCCCGACAGTTCCGCGGCGAGGGGGAGGTCGCGGCCTGGCTGTGGGGGATCGCCTTCCGTCGGATGGTGTCGCGGCTGAGGTCGCGCAAGGACCTGATCCTCCTCCCTGACTGGGAAACGACCCAGCCCGACGCCGCGCGGTCCAGCTCCACCGGGCCGAGCGCGGAGGACGAGGTGCTGCTCGGCGTGGAGTACGGCGACCTCGCCGGTGCCCTGCGCCGGCTGTCGCCGGAGTTCCGCGCGGTGGTGCAGGCCGTGGTCCTCGACGGGCTGACCACCAAGGAGGCCGGGCGGCTGCTCGGTGTCCGTGAGAACACCGTGAAGACCCGGCTCCACCGGGCCAAGGCGCAGCTGCGGGGCGCCCTCACCGAGCCGCAGGAGGGATGGCGATGA
- a CDS encoding FAD-dependent oxidoreductase has product MPLPARADVVVVGAGLAGLAAAVRLQEAGVEAVVVEAAEAVGGRVRTDVVDGFRLDRGFQLLNPAYPEAQRVLDLDALDLQPFQAGLVVACAGGRWILGDPRRMPGSVVHGLTAPVGSLKDKAALVRWVTGVAFGSPDTVLHAPDRPLIEELHHRGVGDVMVDRVLRPFLAGVLAEEELTSSQRMASMLLRSFARGNPSLPALGMQAMPDQLAARLASDSLHLGVRVGSVAGGVVATDAGSVRAGAVVVAANGHTDSALGVPGSPTRSLTTWWYAAEHPPMDKALLHVDGEARGPVTNTVVVTNAAPSYSADGRALVAATVVGARPELGGDVRRHVRQIYGADSSGWEELRVDVVEHALPAHPPGQPLQQPVDLGDGLFVAGDHRDTPSIQGALVSGRRAADAVLAAR; this is encoded by the coding sequence ATGCCGCTCCCCGCCCGTGCCGACGTCGTCGTCGTGGGCGCGGGACTGGCCGGGCTGGCCGCCGCGGTCCGGCTCCAGGAGGCGGGCGTCGAGGCGGTCGTCGTCGAGGCCGCCGAGGCCGTGGGGGGCCGCGTCCGGACCGACGTCGTCGACGGCTTCCGGCTCGACCGCGGCTTCCAGCTCCTCAACCCGGCCTACCCCGAGGCGCAGCGGGTGCTCGACCTCGACGCGCTGGACCTGCAGCCCTTCCAGGCGGGGCTCGTCGTGGCCTGCGCCGGCGGCCGCTGGATCCTGGGAGACCCCCGGCGGATGCCGGGCTCCGTCGTGCACGGCCTCACCGCCCCGGTCGGTTCGCTCAAGGACAAGGCGGCCCTGGTCCGGTGGGTGACCGGGGTGGCGTTCGGCTCGCCCGACACCGTCCTGCACGCCCCGGACCGACCGCTGATCGAGGAGCTGCACCACCGCGGCGTCGGCGACGTGATGGTCGACCGGGTGCTGCGGCCCTTCCTCGCCGGGGTGCTCGCCGAGGAGGAGCTCACCTCCTCGCAGCGGATGGCCTCGATGCTGCTGCGGTCCTTCGCCCGCGGCAACCCGTCGCTGCCGGCGCTCGGCATGCAGGCGATGCCCGACCAGCTGGCGGCCCGGCTCGCGTCGGACTCGCTGCACCTCGGCGTCCGGGTCGGGTCGGTCGCCGGGGGCGTCGTCGCCACCGACGCCGGGTCGGTCCGTGCGGGTGCTGTCGTGGTCGCGGCCAACGGCCACACCGACAGCGCGCTGGGGGTCCCCGGCTCCCCGACCCGGTCGCTCACCACCTGGTGGTACGCCGCCGAGCACCCGCCGATGGACAAGGCGCTGCTGCACGTGGACGGCGAGGCACGCGGCCCGGTCACCAACACCGTCGTGGTCACCAACGCGGCGCCCAGCTACTCCGCCGACGGGCGGGCGCTGGTCGCGGCGACCGTCGTCGGTGCGCGTCCCGAGCTCGGTGGCGACGTACGCCGGCACGTGCGGCAGATCTACGGCGCCGACTCCTCCGGGTGGGAGGAGCTGCGGGTCGACGTGGTCGAGCACGCGCTGCCCGCCCACCCGCCGGGTCAGCCGCTGCAGCAGCCGGTGGACCTCGGCGACGGCCTCTTCGTCGCCGGCGACCACCGCGACACCCCCTCGATCCAGGGGGCGCTGGTGTCGGGGCGCCGCGCGGCCGACGCGGTCCTGGCCGCGCGCTAG
- a CDS encoding SRPBCC family protein, which translates to MRIEATGPAPAAEVWRRYTDPAEWPSWSPQITGVVGTVDPVLPGDRGWVLGPLWARAPFEVLSVEDEACRWSWRVGMRPVAVTMEHGVDGTDEGSAAWVDVHAPWPLVVPYLPLARLALKRLVS; encoded by the coding sequence ATGCGCATCGAGGCCACGGGACCCGCGCCGGCCGCAGAGGTCTGGCGCCGTTACACCGACCCCGCCGAGTGGCCGTCCTGGTCACCCCAGATCACCGGGGTCGTCGGCACCGTCGACCCGGTGCTGCCCGGCGACCGGGGCTGGGTCCTCGGCCCGTTGTGGGCGCGCGCGCCGTTCGAGGTGCTGAGCGTCGAGGACGAGGCGTGCCGGTGGTCGTGGCGGGTCGGGATGCGGCCGGTCGCCGTGACGATGGAGCACGGCGTCGACGGCACCGACGAGGGCAGCGCCGCATGGGTGGACGTGCACGCCCCGTGGCCGCTGGTGGTGCCCTACCTGCCGCTCGCCCGGCTCGCGCTGAAGCGGCTGGTGTCCTAG
- a CDS encoding TspO/MBR family protein, with protein MTTSAPPGRTGARWAALPGFLLAVAVAAGLGGWAAGSAPETYRELELPGFAPPSWLFGPVWTVLYVAIAVAAWLVWRRDGWTRSLTLWVVQLVLNAAWTPLFFGLGLIGWALVDIVVLLVAVAVTTALFRRTSTAAALLLVPYLAWVGFATLLNAAIWQLN; from the coding sequence ATGACGACCTCGGCACCCCCAGGACGGACCGGCGCACGGTGGGCCGCGTTGCCCGGCTTCCTGCTGGCGGTCGCGGTGGCCGCGGGCCTCGGGGGCTGGGCCGCCGGGTCGGCGCCGGAGACCTACCGCGAGCTGGAGCTGCCGGGCTTCGCGCCGCCGTCGTGGCTCTTCGGACCGGTCTGGACCGTGCTCTACGTCGCGATCGCCGTCGCCGCCTGGCTGGTCTGGCGCCGTGACGGCTGGACCCGCTCGCTCACGCTGTGGGTGGTGCAGCTCGTGCTCAACGCGGCCTGGACGCCGCTGTTCTTCGGGCTGGGGCTCATCGGCTGGGCGCTGGTCGACATCGTGGTGCTGCTGGTGGCGGTGGCCGTGACCACGGCGCTCTTCCGGCGTACGTCGACGGCTGCCGCGCTGCTGCTGGTGCCGTACCTTGCGTGGGTGGGTTTCGCCACCCTGCTCAACGCCGCGATCTGGCAGCTCAACTGA
- a CDS encoding SRPBCC family protein yields the protein MEIQRSVETQASPDAVFAYLSDFTNTTDWDPGTVSTELAQGDGGVGSVYHNVSEFNGRKTELRYTVVEHQPPNRLVLRGENKTVTAVDTMAIEPSGSGTRVTYTADFEFKGLAKLVTPFLGGAFKKLGDEAEEGLREALAQL from the coding sequence ATGGAGATCCAGCGCAGTGTCGAGACCCAGGCCTCCCCGGACGCCGTCTTCGCCTACCTCAGCGACTTCACCAACACCACCGACTGGGACCCGGGCACGGTGTCCACCGAGCTCGCCCAGGGCGACGGTGGCGTCGGCTCGGTCTACCACAACGTCTCGGAGTTCAACGGCCGCAAGACCGAGCTCCGCTACACCGTCGTGGAGCACCAGCCGCCGAACCGGCTCGTGCTCCGCGGCGAGAACAAGACCGTCACCGCGGTCGACACGATGGCGATCGAGCCGAGCGGCTCCGGCACCCGGGTGACCTACACCGCCGACTTCGAGTTCAAGGGCCTCGCCAAGCTGGTGACGCCGTTCCTCGGCGGTGCCTTCAAGAAGCTCGGCGACGAGGCCGAGGAGGGGCTGCGCGAGGCCCTCGCCCAGCTCTGA
- a CDS encoding cryptochrome/photolyase family protein gives MAALRWLFGDQLGPHFIDDHRGPVLLVESRAVLARRQFHRAKAHLVLSAMRHRARELGDKATYVRTDGGYADVVRSHAGDQPLEVVHPTSYAALGLVERLGASVLEPRGFATSRDDFTRWAEGRGGKRLLMEDFYRRARQAHEVLLDGTGPAGGRWNFDHENREPPPRDADTLGVPEPWWPEEDEVDEEVRDDLDRWERDGHVSFIGRDGPRRFPATRRQALAALDHFVEHRLPHFGAHEDAVMEGDPWMAHSLVSAPLNLGLLEPLEVVRRAEEAYLAGDAPIASVEGFVRQVLGWRDYVWHLYWHFGDSYRRRNALSATERLPRWFATLDGSATDARCLSHTLDQVATYGWVHHIPRLMVLGSYAMQRGWSPTQVTDWFHRAFVDGYDWVMVPNVVGMSQHADGGEMATKPYTSGGAYLSKMTDHCGSCRFDRRKRVGEDACPFTAGYWWFLSRNRSELSGNHRMGRALQGLDRLSDLDELVAQEEKRGNRAP, from the coding sequence ATGGCCGCGCTGCGGTGGCTGTTCGGGGACCAGCTCGGGCCGCACTTCATCGACGACCACCGCGGACCGGTGCTGCTCGTCGAGTCGCGTGCCGTGCTGGCCCGCCGGCAGTTCCACCGCGCCAAGGCCCACCTCGTCCTGTCGGCGATGCGCCACCGGGCGCGCGAGCTGGGTGACAAGGCGACCTACGTCCGGACCGACGGCGGGTACGCCGACGTGGTGCGGTCGCACGCGGGGGACCAGCCGCTCGAGGTGGTCCACCCGACGTCGTACGCCGCCCTCGGACTGGTCGAGCGGCTGGGCGCCTCGGTGCTCGAGCCGCGGGGGTTCGCCACGTCGCGTGACGACTTCACGCGGTGGGCCGAGGGTCGCGGCGGCAAGCGGCTGCTGATGGAGGACTTCTACCGGCGGGCGCGGCAGGCCCACGAGGTGCTGCTCGACGGCACCGGCCCGGCCGGTGGGAGGTGGAACTTCGACCACGAGAACCGCGAGCCGCCGCCGCGCGACGCCGACACGCTCGGCGTACCGGAGCCGTGGTGGCCCGAGGAGGACGAGGTCGACGAGGAGGTGCGCGACGACCTCGACCGGTGGGAGCGGGACGGGCACGTGTCCTTCATCGGTCGGGACGGGCCGCGCCGGTTCCCCGCCACGCGTCGCCAGGCCCTCGCGGCGCTCGACCACTTCGTCGAGCACCGGCTGCCGCACTTCGGGGCGCACGAGGACGCGGTGATGGAGGGCGACCCGTGGATGGCGCACTCGCTGGTCTCCGCCCCGCTCAACCTCGGTCTGCTCGAGCCGCTCGAGGTGGTGCGCCGGGCCGAGGAGGCCTACCTGGCCGGTGACGCACCGATCGCCTCGGTGGAGGGGTTCGTGCGTCAGGTGCTCGGCTGGCGCGACTACGTGTGGCACCTCTACTGGCACTTCGGCGACTCCTACCGGCGTCGCAACGCGCTGTCCGCCACCGAGCGGTTGCCGCGGTGGTTCGCGACCCTCGACGGGTCGGCCACCGACGCGCGGTGCCTGTCCCACACGCTCGACCAGGTGGCGACGTACGGCTGGGTGCACCACATCCCTCGGCTGATGGTGCTCGGCTCCTACGCGATGCAGCGCGGCTGGTCGCCGACGCAGGTGACCGACTGGTTCCACCGGGCGTTCGTCGACGGCTACGACTGGGTGATGGTGCCCAACGTCGTCGGCATGAGCCAGCACGCCGACGGCGGTGAGATGGCGACCAAGCCCTACACCTCCGGCGGCGCCTACCTGAGCAAGATGACCGACCACTGCGGCTCGTGCCGCTTCGACCGGCGGAAGCGGGTGGGGGAGGACGCGTGCCCGTTCACCGCGGGCTACTGGTGGTTCCTCTCGCGCAACCGGTCGGAGCTCTCCGGCAACCACCGGATGGGGCGCGCGCTGCAGGGGCTCGACCGGCTCTCGGACCTCGACGAGCTCGTGGCGCAGGAGGAGAAGCGGGGCAACCGCGCGCCATGA
- a CDS encoding HAD family hydrolase, with protein MPSYAACLIDVYETVLSVDFHDHTREIASLARVEPEAFMAAVSPWGDQVSDGRASLRTALGEALRGLDAVTDDAELDRLVARDRELIHELAVLHEDTVPFLEELAARGVRTAFVSNCADNTRPLLDRLGLLDLVDAAVLSCEVGAAKPDPRIYTAALTELRVPAEDAVFVDDQQRFCDGATALGIRSVLIDRSSGTGEIERLTDVTGLFT; from the coding sequence GTGCCGTCGTACGCCGCCTGCCTGATCGACGTCTACGAGACGGTGCTGAGCGTCGACTTCCACGACCACACGCGCGAGATCGCCTCGCTCGCGCGGGTCGAGCCCGAGGCGTTCATGGCGGCCGTCAGCCCGTGGGGCGACCAGGTGTCGGACGGGCGCGCGAGCCTCCGGACGGCGCTCGGCGAGGCGCTGCGGGGGCTGGACGCCGTGACCGACGACGCCGAGCTCGACCGGCTCGTCGCCCGCGACCGGGAGCTGATCCACGAGCTCGCCGTCCTCCACGAGGACACGGTCCCGTTCCTGGAGGAGCTGGCGGCCCGGGGCGTGCGCACCGCGTTCGTGAGCAACTGCGCCGACAACACCCGACCCCTCCTCGACAGGCTCGGCCTCCTCGACCTGGTCGATGCCGCCGTCCTCTCCTGCGAGGTCGGTGCCGCCAAGCCCGACCCCCGGATCTACACGGCAGCGCTCACCGAGCTCCGGGTCCCGGCCGAGGACGCGGTGTTCGTCGACGACCAGCAGCGGTTCTGCGACGGCGCCACGGCCCTGGGCATCCGCAGCGTCCTGATCGACCGCTCCTCGGGCACCGGCGAGATCGAGCGCCTCACCGACGTCACCGGCCTGTTCACCTAG
- a CDS encoding GyrI-like domain-containing protein: protein MKVDPKKSLDSYAARRGVFRVVEIPPLRYLMVDGHGDPNTSREYADALAALYPVAYGLKFASKRELGRDYVVPPLEALWWADDMTAFTSARDKSRWSWTAMIMTPDWVPADLVAQAVAKVAAKDRPTRLDDVRLETLEEGLSVQTLHVGPYDAEADVLAEMHDRFIPDSGLRMTGRHHEVYLSDARRVAPEKLRTILRQPVERV, encoded by the coding sequence GTGAAGGTCGACCCCAAGAAGTCCCTCGACTCCTACGCCGCGCGACGCGGCGTGTTCCGGGTCGTCGAGATCCCGCCGCTGCGGTACCTGATGGTCGACGGCCACGGCGACCCCAACACCTCACGGGAGTACGCCGACGCGCTGGCCGCCCTCTACCCGGTGGCCTACGGCCTGAAGTTCGCCAGCAAGCGCGAGCTGGGACGCGACTACGTCGTCCCTCCCCTGGAGGCCCTGTGGTGGGCCGACGACATGACCGCCTTCACGTCGGCCCGGGACAAGTCCCGGTGGTCGTGGACCGCCATGATCATGACCCCCGACTGGGTCCCGGCCGACCTCGTCGCCCAGGCGGTCGCGAAGGTCGCGGCCAAGGACCGTCCGACCCGTCTCGACGACGTACGCCTCGAGACGCTGGAGGAAGGACTCAGCGTCCAGACCCTCCACGTCGGCCCCTACGACGCCGAGGCCGACGTCCTCGCCGAGATGCACGACCGCTTCATCCCCGACTCCGGCCTGCGGATGACCGGGAGGCACCACGAGGTCTACCTCAGCGACGCCCGACGCGTTGCGCCCGAGAAGCTGCGCACCATCCTGCGCCAGCCAGTCGAGCGCGTGTAG
- a CDS encoding HNH endonuclease signature motif containing protein, producing MSQSTVPFPHPYLGCVAAVAAAVDGVVGANPVFLSSAAKAEVLLGLSEQVARLEGLRLAVLAAAGDVAEEHGARTAGAWLAHQARLERPEGRRLQRLAEALDQRWSVVAAALLAGEVSRAQAEAIVAALEALPGDLDPELLGRAETRLVGLAAEFGPAQLRRLGQRILDVVAPAVAEEHERRALERAERRARVRMRVRRQDLGEGLVRITADLPVLHADLLYTQLHAHASPRRDHLEQLAHVDRRDPESGERVPYATLLAQGFCSLLERLPQQAAPRHGGDAASLVVTIDHDRLAEQVGVARLGTGHAISVGEARRLACSAGILPMVLDGASQPLDVGRTKRLHTPAMRKALAVRDRECRAEGCDIPAAWTEAHHQAPWSHGGPTTVNDAVLLCSWHHHRAHDRRYDTRRLPNGDLRFHRRT from the coding sequence ATGAGCCAGTCCACTGTTCCGTTTCCGCACCCGTACCTGGGGTGTGTGGCGGCGGTGGCGGCTGCGGTGGACGGGGTGGTGGGTGCGAACCCGGTGTTCCTGTCTTCGGCGGCGAAGGCGGAGGTGCTGCTGGGGTTGTCGGAGCAGGTCGCGCGGTTGGAGGGGCTGCGGCTCGCGGTGCTCGCGGCCGCCGGCGACGTCGCGGAGGAGCACGGGGCCCGGACCGCGGGGGCGTGGTTGGCGCACCAGGCGCGGTTGGAGCGGCCCGAGGGCCGGAGGCTGCAGCGGTTGGCCGAGGCGCTGGACCAGCGGTGGTCGGTGGTGGCGGCGGCGTTGTTGGCCGGTGAGGTCAGTCGGGCGCAGGCGGAGGCGATCGTCGCCGCCCTCGAGGCGTTGCCCGGTGACCTCGACCCCGAGCTGCTGGGGAGGGCGGAGACCCGTCTGGTGGGACTGGCCGCGGAGTTTGGGCCGGCGCAGCTGCGCCGGCTGGGGCAGCGGATCCTGGACGTGGTGGCCCCCGCGGTGGCCGAGGAGCACGAGCGTCGTGCCCTCGAACGTGCCGAGCGGCGTGCCCGGGTCCGGATGCGGGTCCGCCGGCAGGACCTGGGCGAGGGGCTGGTGCGGATCACCGCCGACCTGCCGGTGCTGCACGCCGACCTGCTCTACACCCAGCTCCACGCCCACGCCTCACCACGACGCGACCACCTCGAGCAGCTGGCGCACGTGGACCGCCGCGACCCCGAGTCCGGAGAACGGGTCCCCTACGCCACGTTGCTGGCCCAGGGGTTCTGCAGCCTGCTCGAACGGCTCCCCCAGCAGGCGGCGCCCCGGCACGGTGGGGATGCGGCGTCGCTGGTGGTGACCATCGACCACGACCGGCTCGCCGAGCAGGTCGGGGTGGCCCGGTTGGGCACCGGGCACGCGATCAGCGTCGGGGAGGCCCGCCGGCTGGCCTGCAGCGCCGGGATCCTCCCGATGGTCCTCGACGGCGCCTCCCAACCCCTCGACGTCGGCCGGACCAAACGCCTCCACACCCCCGCGATGCGCAAGGCCCTCGCCGTGCGCGACCGCGAGTGCCGCGCCGAGGGCTGCGACATCCCCGCCGCCTGGACCGAAGCCCACCACCAGGCCCCCTGGTCACACGGCGGACCCACCACCGTCAACGACGCCGTGCTGCTCTGCTCCTGGCACCACCACCGCGCCCACGACCGCCGCTACGACACCCGACGCCTGCCCAACGGCGACCTCCGCTTCCACCGACGGACCTAG